From Thalassovita sp.:
CGATCCTTGATTTCCTGGTGCTGCGGGCCGAAGAGCGTCTGCGCCGCCGTCAGGAAAAGGAAACCCAGCGTAAATCGGCCACCAAACGGCTGCGCCTGCCTGGCAAGCTGACCGATTGTTCCGCCACCAACCGTGAAGGCACTGAGCTGTTCATCGTGGAGGGCGACTCGGCCGGTGGCTCAGCCAAGATGGCGCGCAACCGGAAAAACCAGGCGCTGCTGCCGCTGCGTGGCAAGATCCTGAACGTGCTGGGCGCGGCGTCGTCCAAACTGGGATCGAACCAGGAGATCAACGACCTGACCCAGGCGCTGGGTGTGGGTCTGGGCACCAAATTCAACGTCGATGATCTGCGCTATGACAAGATCATCATCATGACCGATGCGGATGTCGACGGCGCCCATATTGCGGCGCTTTTGATGACCTTCTTCTTCACCCAGATGCGGCCGATGATTGACGCCGGGCACCTCTACCTGGCCTGTCCGCCGCTGTTCCGCCTGACCCAGGGCGCCAAACGCGTCTATTGCGTCGATGAGGCCGAGCGGGACGGATGGCTGGAAAAAGGTCTGGGCGGCAAAGGCAAGATCGACGTCAGCCGCTTCAAGGGTCTGGGGGAGATGGACGCCAAAGACCTGAAAGAAACCACGATGGACCCGGCCTCACGCACCTTGATCCGGGTGACGATTGATGAGGACGAACCGGGTGAGACCGGCGATCTGGTGGAACGCCTGATGGGCAAAAAACCCGAGCTGCGCTTCCAATACATCCAAGAAAACGCGCGGTTTGTGGAGGAGCTGGATGTTTGAGTGAGGTTAAATTGAGCAATGACCATGTGGAATGAATTTGGATTTAGAACAAACTTATACGACACCCAACCAATCCATGGAAACGATGAAGGTGAGGTACTTCTCGTTGGCCGAAAGAAAGAGCTACGCATAATTAAAAATAGAATATCAAATTTCAACAGCGTAGTGACTGTTGAGGGGCCAAATGGTGTTGGAAAAACAAGTTTAATCTTGGTTGCAGCCCACCAACTTGAAAAGGATACACAAAAAAAGGGTAAGTCTTCACTAGTATTACTTCCGAAACCTCTACAGTTCACCAGCGAAGACAGCGCCTTCGAGTTTAAAAGAAAAGTTTATGCCAAAATAGCTTCATACTTTATCGACAACGAGAAACAATTGGCAAAACGCCTTGATTTGCAGTTTGCACTTCGACCATTACGCGATTGGCTCGAGAATCCACTCTTCACAGAGCTGGGAGGGCAAGTTATGGGCTATGGCGCAAGTATGGGAAAATCCCCAAATACTTCTACTGGCTTTGATTTTCATGGATTTTTCGATATTGTCGAGCGTCTACTCAAAGCAGCTTTCACCGATCAAGGTGGAATCATTTGTGTTCTCGACAATCTGGAAATCTTAAACACTTCGAAGAAAGCTCAGGAACACCTAGAAGCGCTACGTGATGATCTGTTTTCAATTCACGGAGTTAGATGGGTTGTTTGTGGGGCACGGGGAATCGTAAAAAGCGTTGCAAGCACTTCAAGGCTGCAAGGTCGGCTTTCAGATCCACTAGAGGTCAAACCATTACCCAAATCTGAAATACCGAAGCTAATTCAAGCTCGTGTTGACACCTTCAAAAAAAATGGAACGGCTACTCCTCCCGTCGGGGCAGACTCATTTGTGCACATCTTCTCTGTTCTCAATGAAAACTTACGTGACTCTCTTAAGTTTGCCGGGGACTTTTCCGCATGGATTTTCGAAGAAGACAAATATGTCCCAGTTTCGAATGAGCTACATGAACTTTTTGAAATATGGCTAGCTGAAAAAGCTGACGAGTATGCAGAGCAAGTTCAAATACCGCCACGAGCTTGGACACTCTTTGACGACATTACAGCTCGAGGAGGTGTCGTTAGCCCGTCTTCATTTGAAGATTTCAATTTCAATACGTCTCAAAACATGAGGGGCCAAGTAGCTAAACTTGAAGAAGCGGGGTTAGTGAGTTCTGAAATTTCCGATCATGATAAACGGCGCAAAAACATCCGCGTTCTCCCGAAAGGTTGGATTGTGAACTACAAAAGATGTGGATACGCTATTTGAACCGATTTGAGAAAAACAGCCCTCCCTACCCCTCATGCAGGCGGGACAGCGCCTCCTCACACAGGCCCAGTTCCAGCCATTGGCAACCTTCGCAGAGCTTTGACAGATCCCCCGGCATGACGTTCTGGCGGATCCGCTCCAGTGCCTCACCCCAGGTCAGTTCTTCATGCGGGTCAAATTTCAGCGCCATGGCATGGGCCCGGTCGAGGCGGGAAATGCCCTGTTGGTTCACGCAAGCCCGCCCGCGCCGCTTGGGACAGGGGCCGCAGATGTCATCGGCATAGCCCACGACCTTCATCGGTGTCGCCTCGCCCCCCGGGGCGCGCAGCTGGTCCAGCACGATGGCGGTCATATTCTCGGTAAACTCGCCCGAATAGCCCTTGCCCTCATAGCCAATGGCGCAGAGGAAATGATGCGGGCGGAAACGAACGGGCTGGCTCATGGCGCGACGTTAGCCGCTTTGATCTGAAAGCACGATCCCCGAACCCCGAAATTTCCCCCGATTTCCCCCCGGTGACGGGGCGAAAACCGGCCATCAAATGCACCACTCAGACCCTTGGTAGCCAAGGTGACCAGCAGAAAAACCAATGGGTGCAGCGGGATTGGCATTGCCGTTGCATATTCAGGACGAACGCGATTTCCCTTTTCGACCCAATGAGCGATTATGACCAAACGATTTGACGTCTCCCTTGAGATCTCCAAACTGTTGATCCTGCTGTGCAGTGCCAAGCTGGTCGGGGTGTCGGCCCTGACCCGGGCGATCCTGCACAATGGCGGTCACCCGTTGGTCACCACGGCGCTGGTGGTGCTTTATACCGCGCTGGCACTGTCGATCTTTGCCGGCATCCTGCATTTGGGCGCCATCACCCGGCTGGTCGAGACCAGTGAACACCGCCAGCATGTTGCGGATGCCGCAGATGCCGCCCACCCGTGGGAGTTTGTCTCCCTCGGGGAAGGCACGGCGGCGCAGCACAGTGCCTTGGCGCAAAAGGCGATGTTTCTGGTGGCGATCCTGGCGCTGATCCTTGCCCTGCTGGTCGACCGCAATCTGGGTGGGCACCCGACGGGCGCCAGCCAAATGGCAGCTTTTGCCAGCGATCTTTAAGCTCAGCCCTACCGCTCGACCGCGGCGATTAGAGCGAAGGCGGCCTCTTCCACTTCAGCCATGCTGACATCCAGATGGGTCACCACGCGGAACCGGTCGCGCCCCTCACTGTTCAGGCGGATGCCGTGGCGGGCAAGTGTCATGGCGATCTGTTCGGTGCTCTGACCCGTGGCGGAGACATCGACGAAGGCGATGTTGGTTTCCGGCGGTGTGGCGCTGAGCCCCAGCCCCGGCGTGCCGCGCAGCAGATCGGTGAACCGGCGAGCCTTTTCATGATCCTCGCCCAGACGCGGCAGGTTATGCGCCAGGGCATAAAGCCCCGCCGCCGCCAGCACACCTGATTGCCGCATGGCGCCGCCCAGCCGGTGTTTCCACACCCAGGCCCGACGGATGAAGTCGTGTGATCCTGCCAGAACGGCGCCCACCGGGCATCCCAATCCTTTGGAAAGATCAATCCAGGCGCTGTGAAACCCCTGACAGAAATCCGCCGCCGGCACATCCGCGCCCACTGCGGCATTCATCAAGCGCGCCCCGTCCATATGCAGCACCAGCCCCTCGGCCTGCGCCAGATCGCGCAGATCCGCCAGCACCTGCAGCGGCCAGATCGCGCCGCCACCAAAGTTGGTGGTCTGCTCCACAGAAATCAGCCGTGACACCGGTGAGCGGTCGCGCGGTGCGCGCAGGCGGTGGGCCACATCCTCGGCCGTGAAGATGCCGCTTTCGGTTTCAATCGTGGCGATCTGCGCCCCGGCCAGTGCCGCAGCCCCCGCCCCTTCGGAGCGGAAGATATGCGAGTTGGCAGCGGCCAGAATTTCATCGCCCGGGCGGCAATGCACCAGAAAGGCAATCTGATTGCACATGGTGCCGGAGGGCAGGAAAATCGCATCCTCCATCCCCAGCATCCGCGCCACCTCAGCGCAGAGCGCCAGGGTTGTCGGATCTTCGCCGCGTTGTTCGTCACCGGTTTCAGCGCCCGCCATGGCCGCCAGCATGCCAGCGCTCGGACGCGTGGCCGTGTCCGAGATCAAATCAATTGGAAAGGCACTCACGCGGGCAGGTCCAGCTCATTCAGCAGAACCGCCGCCTGCGCGCCGTGCATATCGCGGTCAAAGCGTGATCCCTGCACCGTGGGGCGCGGGACCGAGATCTTGATCACATTGAGCGAGGCGATTTCAAACCGCTTCAGGCTGCTGGGATCCACCTTGAACAGATCAGCGACTACCGTGTTCTGAATGCGCGGGCACAGGGCCTCAAATGCGGTGGCGCTGTTGCAGAACACATCAATGGTGACCCAGAACGGACCGGCGTTTTTGGACCGTGCCTTGGCCCCGAAATCATGCAGCTTTGCCATCTCAGACCTCCGTCACATCAAGGCGGAAGGCCGCCATGGGATCATCCAGTTCCATCACATGGTTGAGACAGAATTCATAAAGCGCGCCGCGATCCGACTGCGCCGGGGAATACGGGAAGGCAAAGCTGGGCAGCTCTTCTTCCTTGGTCAGCGGATGGTGCAGCAGGAAGGGGTTGATCAGTTTGCCGATCTCAGAACAGGTTTCCGGGCTGTCAGCGGTGATGATGCCCATCACGCCAACCTCAACCGGGTTGCCTTCTTTCGGTTCCAGATCGCCAAAGACCGAGTTCACGCCAATCAGGCGGAACTCAAGGTCATAGTCCTCTGCGTTAAGCTCCATCCGGGTGGCAATCAGGTTGCGCACAAAAGCTTCGAGGCTGGCCGCCCATTCCCGGGCGTTTTTCACGTAATGCTCGGCCCGTAGCATCGCCATGATGGTGGCCTGATAGCCCGCCATCCGCGCGCCTTCCAGTTTCACGGTGAAGCGGTCAGACGGCACCCATGTGCCGCCCTCCACCCGCACCTGACGGTCATTGAGCGCGGTGTATTGCGCCGCAGTCACGTCCAGATGCCCACCCGGTTCATAGAGCTGGAAAGGGTCCGAATTTTCATAAAGCATATGGGCCGAAACCGAATGCGGCGTACAACGTGCGCCTTCGGCCATCGGGGTCACGGTGAAGCCAGTCTTGTCAAACTCCACCATAATCACGCCCGAGGTTGGCATGGTGGAACAAAGCGCCCCACATTCTGCGATCTTTGCGCCATGCCAGGCACCGCCTGCATGATCGCCATTGATCAGCGGCAAGGCGGCGACAGTGGCGGTGTCGGTGGTGCGACCGGCAATCACGATATCTGCGCCAGTGGCCAGCGCGGCGCCGATTTGCTCGGCGCCGGCCAGTGCCACGATATTGGAACATTGCGCCAGAGTTTCGGCGGAAATCTCTGGTGCAGGATCGAGGGGGGTGATGCGATCCTTGTCCAAAGCCTCAACCACCCGCTCCGCCGGCTGGCTGGAATACAGGCGGGCAATTTTCAGCGACTGGCCCAATTCGGCCGCCAGTTCAGTGGTGATCTGATACATCCACTCAACCGTGCTGTCGCTGCCGCAGGTGCCTGCGGAACCGATGACCAGCGGCACGCCTGCCTTGGCGCGCGCCTGCATCAGCTGTTTCCACTCGGCCTTGTTGGCCGCGCGGGAGTATTTTGAAGTTCCCGTGCCCAGGTAGAAGGGCCCGCTGTCCGTGGAGCCACCATCAATGCAGATGATGTCCGGATGTTCGCTGAGGCCCCGCTCCAGCGCCTCGGGGTCAAACCCAAGGCCCAGAACACCAGCGGGCACGAGAACTTTGGTCATGGTCTTAGTCCGATACGCGTTGAGGTTTCTTCAGAACGCCGCGCAGGAACATCGGTGCAACGAAGCCAGCAATTGCCACAACCCACAGACCGATCGCAATGGGCGACGACCAGAGGTAAGTGATATTGCCATCCGACAGAACCATGGCACGGCGCAGCGCGTCTTCCATGTGACCACCCAGCAGGATGCCAAGGATGATCGGCACGGTCGGCACGTCCAGCTTGCGCAGAACCCAGCCGAGGACACCGAAGGCCACCATCAGCAGCAGATCGAAATAGCTGCCCGAGAGCGAGAAGATACCAACGAAGCTGATCATGGTCACACCCGGCAGCAGGATCCATGGCGGCACGGACAGCACCTTCACGAAGACCTTCACCATCGGCACGTTCATCAGAAGCAGCACGAAGTTGGCAATCAGAAGCGAGGCGATGAGGCCCCAGACCACTTCGGGACGTTCGGTGAACAGGGTCGGACCGGGGGTGATGTTCAGCGTCATCAACAGCGCCAGCAGAACCGCCGTGGTGCCCGAACCCGGAACACCCAGCGTCAGCATGGGCACCAGCGCACCACCTGCAGCCGCGTTGTTGCCCGCTTCAGGGGCGGCCACACCGCGCGGTACACCGGTGCCGAACTTGCCTTCTTCGCCGGCAATGGATTTTTCACCCATATAGGCCAGGAAGGAGCCGAGCGAGGCACCTGCACCGGGCAGAACACCTGCAACAAAGCCGATCAGCGAGCCACGCAGCTGGGTCCAGCCGGTGGAGATGATGTCTTTGAACGGGATCCGTACCTTATCAAGCTTCACACCGATTGAGGTGTTCTTGCCGTGGCTTTCGATGAAGAAGAACACTTCGGCGATGGCGAACAGGCCCACGATGGCAACCAGGAAGTCGATGCCGTCAAAGAGGTGCAGGTTGCCGAAGGTTAGACGCGGCAGGCCCGAGTTGTTGTCCACACCGATCATCGCAATGGCCAGACCGATACAGGAGGCAATCGCCGCCTTGGCCTGGTTGTTCGATGCAATGCCGCCCAGAGTGGCGAAGGCCAGCATATAGAGGGCAAAGTATTCCGCCGGACCAAACTGGAAGGCCACGCGGGCCAGCAGCGGTGCCAGCAGCATCAGGCCGATGGTCGACAGGAACGCCCCGGTGAAGGAGGCCACACCCGAAATCACCAGCGCGTCCCCTGCCCGGCCCTGTTTGGCCATTGGGTAGCCATCAAGGGTGGTCATCAGCGCCGGTTCATCGCCGGGAATGTTCAAAAGGATGGATGAGATCCGGCCACCATACATGGCGCCGTAGTAAACAGCCGTCATCAGCACCAGCGCCGAGGTGGCATCAAGCCCCATCGAGAAGGTGAGTGGGATCAGGATGGCAACGCCGTTGGACGGGCCAAGCCCCGGCAATGCGCCGATGATGGTGCCAATGAAACAGCCAAACACCGCCAACATCAGGGTGAACGGACTGAGCGCGATGCCGAAGCCGATCGCGAGATTAGCAAACAGGTCCATGTGGGGGTCTCCCTAGCCGTGGAATGCGGCGGGCAGTGCGAAGAGGCTCAGCCCCAGCGCAAATTTGAAGATAGCGAACAGTCCCAGCGACAATCCGGTGCCGGCAAGAGCGGCGGGCACAGGGCGGGGGCTGATCTGATAGCTGAGGATGGCAGCCGTCACAGCAGTGGGCAGCAGGAAGCCAAGAGGCTTCAGCGCGTAGGCGTAACACACAAGCACGATTACCGAGAAAACAAGCGCGCCGAGCGTTTGCAGCTGCGGCCATTCCGGGTCTTCATCGGGGCGCAGGACCACGATGATGCCGCAGATCGCCGCAACAGCTCCAATCAACATCGGGAAGGTTTTAGGACCCACCGGATCCGAGAGGAAGCTCGTCTGGATCTGCGTGGCACTGGCGATATACGCCAGCGCCACCAGAGTGACGACCGCTCCGAAGATACGGTCAGAGATCATTACTGAATCACCCCAATTTCTTTCGACAGGGTGCGGATTTCCGCAACCACGCCGTCAACGTAAGACTGGAAGTCACCGCCAACTTTGGTGAAGGGGGCCAGACCGTTTGCGGCCATGGCTTCCTGCCACTCAGCGCTGTCAGCAACCTTCTGCAGGCGGTCGGCCCACATGTTGAAGGTGTCGTCGCTTACGTCCTTGGGAACGTAGAGACCACGCCAGTTCACAGCAACAACATCGATGCCCTGCTCTTTGGCGGTCGGGATGTCTTCAAAACCCGGTACACGCTCTTCGGTCAGAACGGCCAGGGCACGAACGTCGCCCGATTTCAGGAAGCCAACGATTTCCGACATGTCGCCCGACATCGCCTGGGTGAAGCCACCAACGGTCTGGGTGATAGCGTCTGCACCACCGTCAACACCGATGTATTTCACGGCTTTCACATCTTCGATGCCTGCGCGCTGCAGGATCATCAGCGGTTTCAGGTGGTCAAAGCCGCCCACAGCCGAACCACCGGCAAAGGCCAGCTGGCCCGGGTTTGCTTTGATGGCGTCAACCAGATCGTTCAGCGACTGGTAGGGGCTGTCTGCAGCCACAACCACAACACCCGGATCCGCACCGATGGCACCCACGAAACGAACCTGATCCGCGGTCATGCCGGCATAGGCGTTCTGGGCCAAACGGGTCGAGGTTGCCGAAGAGGCCGCAACGATCAGGTCAGCGTCGTCCGAACGTTCAGTCACAACGTGGGTGAACGCCAGACCACCGCCGCCACCGGCCATGTTGGTCACCTGAACAGGCTTATCAACGGCACCGATGTCATGCATGATCTTGCCGATCTGACGGCAGGTGAAGTCCCAGCCACCGCCCGGGTTTGCCGGGGCGATACACTCAGCAGCCGATGCCGCACCGGTGACGCCAAAGCTCACCACAACGGCGCCTGCGAGGGACGCAAATTTGCGATTCATAATTTTTCCTCCCAATGTGCATTGCACATAGATTTCATTTCAGACAGAATCCGGGCAGCTTCTCCTCCGCCCGCAAATCTGACGTCGCCCAGCTTAGGGTGTGAACCTGTCACCGACCTGTCGCAGAGGAAAATTGATGCGTTTTCTCCTTGTGGAAGATAACGAAAACCTGGCCGAAGCGGTCAGCACCCGCCTTGGGATGGACGGCCATGCCATTGATACGGCTGGATCTTTAGCGGATGCCTGGGAATACCTGGATTACTCCAGCTACGATATTGTTTTACTGGATTTAACCCTGCCAGACGGCGACGGACGGCGATTTTTGGCGCAGTGTCGGGCCCAAGGGAACGATGTACCTGTCATCGCGGTGACCGCGCAATCGGATGTGTCCAGCCGGGTTGAGGTGCTGGATGCAGGCGCGGATGACTACATCTCAAAGCCGGTAAACTTCTCTGAGTTGGAGGCGCGCTGCCGCGCGGTGCTGCGCCGTCGCGGGGGATCGTCACACAATGTTCAGCGCTTTGCCGATCTGGAATTTGACACGCTGCGCGCCGAATTGCGCTTCGGCAATGAGGCGCGTGAGCTGCGCAACCGCGAAATGCGCCTGCTGGAGATCTTCTTTTCCGGCCCCGACCGGATCTTTTCCAAGGTGCAGATCGGGGATCGGCTGTTTACCAGTTCTGAAGAAATCTCGGACAATGTGATTGAGGTCTACGTCGCCCGCCTGCGCAAGAAGATCGAAGGCTCCGGCGCCCAGATCGAAACCGTGCGCGGCCTGGGCTATCGCCTGTCGGAGCGTGGCTGATGGTGCGCAAGCCCTATGCCGCCCCCTCGGCCGGATCCATTCACCGGCGCATGGTGCTGTCACATCTGGCGCTGGGGGCGCTGGCCTCGCTCTGCCTGTTTCTGGCGATCCGCTTTGTGGCCTTTCAAACCGCTGAAGCAACGCAGGACAACCTGCTGCGGGCCGCGGCCAATGCCATTGGCGAACAGATCAGCTCCTCCGGGGAGGAGGTGATTGTGAAGCTGCCACATTCGGCCTTCGCCATTCTGGAAACCCCCAGTCAGGACCGGATCTTTTACAACGTGCGCCTCAATGGCGTGTCAATCACCGGATATGAGGATTTCCTGCCGCCCGAGGAAACATCACGGCTGCGCGAACCCTTTGCCTTTGCCGCCAGCTACCGTGGCTTTGACCTGCGCGCGGTGGTGCTGAACACCTCGGCCCCGGTGGGCAGTGAACAACAAGCAGTGTCGATCCTTGTGGCACAAACGCAATATGCCCAAGGGGAGGTGGCGGATCGCTTTGCCGCCTGGGCGATCCTGATCAGTGCCGGGATTTTCCTGGGCTTTGCCGTCCTTGGCGTTCTAGCCACCAGTTCTGCCCTGCGCCCGCTGCACCGGGTGACCGAGGCGGTGGCGCGACGTGGTCCCAATGATCTGCGCCCGCTGAAACACCCAACCCCGGTGGAACTAACGCCGCTGACCTCGGCCCTTAATGAATTCATCCGCCGTCTGCGCCATTCGCTGCGCCGCACCGAAACCTTCATCGCAGAGGCCGCGCATCACATCCGCACCCCGCTGTCGACGGTGCAGACCGAAACCGAAATCGCATTGCGCAATAGCCCCGATGACGCCACCCGCAAGGTGCTGCGCAAGATCCTGTTTTCGGTTGAGGAAAGCGCCCGATCGGCCAGTCAGCTGCTGGCCTATGCAACGGTCACCCAGCGCTCGGACTCGACGCCGCTGGAACGGGTCGACCTGCGCGCCAAGGTTCAGGAGGCCTATGATGCGCTCTACCCGACGGCGGATCTGAAAGACATAGACATCCAGTTGCAGACCGAAGGCGACGGATTCGACATTCAGGGCGATGTGCTGATGATTGAGATTTCGCTGCGCAACCTGATCGACAATGCGATCAAATACTCGCCCCCCGACACCACGATTTCGCTGCATCTCAGCAGTGACGGCGATCAGCATTGCCTGACCGTCCGCGATCAGGGCCGGGGCCTAGGGCAAGGCGACCCGCAAAAGCTGCTGGACCGGTTCCAGCGCGGCAGTGACACTGCAGGCATCGTTGGCACAGGCATGGGGTTGGCAATCGTGAATGAGGTGGCGCGTTCGCACGGTGGCCAGTTGAGCCTCAAGAACAACAAGGAGGGTGGCGCATGCGCAAACTTGTGTTTTCCAAACTTCCCCTAACCCTGTTGCTGCTGGTGTTGTGGCTACCTGCCCTGCCCGCCCGCGCCTTTGAGGTGGAAGATCACGTGCGCTTTGAAAGCGCGCTG
This genomic window contains:
- a CDS encoding P-loop NTPase fold protein; the encoded protein is MWNEFGFRTNLYDTQPIHGNDEGEVLLVGRKKELRIIKNRISNFNSVVTVEGPNGVGKTSLILVAAHQLEKDTQKKGKSSLVLLPKPLQFTSEDSAFEFKRKVYAKIASYFIDNEKQLAKRLDLQFALRPLRDWLENPLFTELGGQVMGYGASMGKSPNTSTGFDFHGFFDIVERLLKAAFTDQGGIICVLDNLEILNTSKKAQEHLEALRDDLFSIHGVRWVVCGARGIVKSVASTSRLQGRLSDPLEVKPLPKSEIPKLIQARVDTFKKNGTATPPVGADSFVHIFSVLNENLRDSLKFAGDFSAWIFEEDKYVPVSNELHELFEIWLAEKADEYAEQVQIPPRAWTLFDDITARGGVVSPSSFEDFNFNTSQNMRGQVAKLEEAGLVSSEISDHDKRRKNIRVLPKGWIVNYKRCGYAI
- a CDS encoding DUF1284 domain-containing protein — protein: MSQPVRFRPHHFLCAIGYEGKGYSGEFTENMTAIVLDQLRAPGGEATPMKVVGYADDICGPCPKRRGRACVNQQGISRLDRAHAMALKFDPHEELTWGEALERIRQNVMPGDLSKLCEGCQWLELGLCEEALSRLHEG
- a CDS encoding GntG family PLP-dependent aldolase → MSAFPIDLISDTATRPSAGMLAAMAGAETGDEQRGEDPTTLALCAEVARMLGMEDAIFLPSGTMCNQIAFLVHCRPGDEILAAANSHIFRSEGAGAAALAGAQIATIETESGIFTAEDVAHRLRAPRDRSPVSRLISVEQTTNFGGGAIWPLQVLADLRDLAQAEGLVLHMDGARLMNAAVGADVPAADFCQGFHSAWIDLSKGLGCPVGAVLAGSHDFIRRAWVWKHRLGGAMRQSGVLAAAGLYALAHNLPRLGEDHEKARRFTDLLRGTPGLGLSATPPETNIAFVDVSATGQSTEQIAMTLARHGIRLNSEGRDRFRVVTHLDVSMAEVEEAAFALIAAVER
- a CDS encoding DUF4387 family protein, which produces MAKLHDFGAKARSKNAGPFWVTIDVFCNSATAFEALCPRIQNTVVADLFKVDPSSLKRFEIASLNVIKISVPRPTVQGSRFDRDMHGAQAAVLLNELDLPA
- a CDS encoding acyclic terpene utilization AtuA family protein, with amino-acid sequence MTKVLVPAGVLGLGFDPEALERGLSEHPDIICIDGGSTDSGPFYLGTGTSKYSRAANKAEWKQLMQARAKAGVPLVIGSAGTCGSDSTVEWMYQITTELAAELGQSLKIARLYSSQPAERVVEALDKDRITPLDPAPEISAETLAQCSNIVALAGAEQIGAALATGADIVIAGRTTDTATVAALPLINGDHAGGAWHGAKIAECGALCSTMPTSGVIMVEFDKTGFTVTPMAEGARCTPHSVSAHMLYENSDPFQLYEPGGHLDVTAAQYTALNDRQVRVEGGTWVPSDRFTVKLEGARMAGYQATIMAMLRAEHYVKNAREWAASLEAFVRNLIATRMELNAEDYDLEFRLIGVNSVFGDLEPKEGNPVEVGVMGIITADSPETCSEIGKLINPFLLHHPLTKEEELPSFAFPYSPAQSDRGALYEFCLNHVMELDDPMAAFRLDVTEV
- a CDS encoding tripartite tricarboxylate transporter permease yields the protein MDLFANLAIGFGIALSPFTLMLAVFGCFIGTIIGALPGLGPSNGVAILIPLTFSMGLDATSALVLMTAVYYGAMYGGRISSILLNIPGDEPALMTTLDGYPMAKQGRAGDALVISGVASFTGAFLSTIGLMLLAPLLARVAFQFGPAEYFALYMLAFATLGGIASNNQAKAAIASCIGLAIAMIGVDNNSGLPRLTFGNLHLFDGIDFLVAIVGLFAIAEVFFFIESHGKNTSIGVKLDKVRIPFKDIISTGWTQLRGSLIGFVAGVLPGAGASLGSFLAYMGEKSIAGEEGKFGTGVPRGVAAPEAGNNAAAGGALVPMLTLGVPGSGTTAVLLALLMTLNITPGPTLFTERPEVVWGLIASLLIANFVLLLMNVPMVKVFVKVLSVPPWILLPGVTMISFVGIFSLSGSYFDLLLMVAFGVLGWVLRKLDVPTVPIILGILLGGHMEDALRRAMVLSDGNITYLWSSPIAIGLWVVAIAGFVAPMFLRGVLKKPQRVSD
- a CDS encoding tripartite tricarboxylate transporter TctB family protein, which encodes MISDRIFGAVVTLVALAYIASATQIQTSFLSDPVGPKTFPMLIGAVAAICGIIVVLRPDEDPEWPQLQTLGALVFSVIVLVCYAYALKPLGFLLPTAVTAAILSYQISPRPVPAALAGTGLSLGLFAIFKFALGLSLFALPAAFHG
- a CDS encoding Bug family tripartite tricarboxylate transporter substrate binding protein, which translates into the protein MNRKFASLAGAVVVSFGVTGAASAAECIAPANPGGGWDFTCRQIGKIMHDIGAVDKPVQVTNMAGGGGGLAFTHVVTERSDDADLIVAASSATSTRLAQNAYAGMTADQVRFVGAIGADPGVVVVAADSPYQSLNDLVDAIKANPGQLAFAGGSAVGGFDHLKPLMILQRAGIEDVKAVKYIGVDGGADAITQTVGGFTQAMSGDMSEIVGFLKSGDVRALAVLTEERVPGFEDIPTAKEQGIDVVAVNWRGLYVPKDVSDDTFNMWADRLQKVADSAEWQEAMAANGLAPFTKVGGDFQSYVDGVVAEIRTLSKEIGVIQ
- a CDS encoding response regulator transcription factor, coding for MRFLLVEDNENLAEAVSTRLGMDGHAIDTAGSLADAWEYLDYSSYDIVLLDLTLPDGDGRRFLAQCRAQGNDVPVIAVTAQSDVSSRVEVLDAGADDYISKPVNFSELEARCRAVLRRRGGSSHNVQRFADLEFDTLRAELRFGNEARELRNREMRLLEIFFSGPDRIFSKVQIGDRLFTSSEEISDNVIEVYVARLRKKIEGSGAQIETVRGLGYRLSERG
- a CDS encoding sensor histidine kinase; this encodes MVRKPYAAPSAGSIHRRMVLSHLALGALASLCLFLAIRFVAFQTAEATQDNLLRAAANAIGEQISSSGEEVIVKLPHSAFAILETPSQDRIFYNVRLNGVSITGYEDFLPPEETSRLREPFAFAASYRGFDLRAVVLNTSAPVGSEQQAVSILVAQTQYAQGEVADRFAAWAILISAGIFLGFAVLGVLATSSALRPLHRVTEAVARRGPNDLRPLKHPTPVELTPLTSALNEFIRRLRHSLRRTETFIAEAAHHIRTPLSTVQTETEIALRNSPDDATRKVLRKILFSVEESARSASQLLAYATVTQRSDSTPLERVDLRAKVQEAYDALYPTADLKDIDIQLQTEGDGFDIQGDVLMIEISLRNLIDNAIKYSPPDTTISLHLSSDGDQHCLTVRDQGRGLGQGDPQKLLDRFQRGSDTAGIVGTGMGLAIVNEVARSHGGQLSLKNNKEGGACANLCFPNFP